The Mugil cephalus isolate CIBA_MC_2020 chromosome 11, CIBA_Mcephalus_1.1, whole genome shotgun sequence genome includes a window with the following:
- the dop1a gene encoding protein dopey-1 isoform X1 → MNAEEVELLSDSKYRNYVAAVDKALKNFEYSSEWADLISALGKLNKVLQNNAKYQVVPKKLTIGKRLAQCLHPALPSGVHRKALETYEIIFKIIGSKRLAKDLFLYSSGLFPLLSNAAMSVKPVLLGLYETYYLPLGKTLKPGLQGLLTGVLPGLEEGSEYYDRTNTLLEKVAAAVEQSAFYSALWGSILTSPAVRLPGVSFVLLHLNRKLSMEDQLYIIGSDIELMVEAVSTSVQDSSVLVQRSTLDLILFCFPFHMSQATRPDMIRILSAALHVVLRRDMSLNRRLYAWLLGFDNNGVMTGPRSTRQSNPEEHASHYFNTFSKDMLVQAMVGILQGKARGGEEESILMHDLKPFRILISLLDKPELGPAILEDVLIEVFRTLHTQCRTELDLQNQSPFSKDHTQLSSKLRENKKTAELIKTANLLFNSFEPYYMWDYIARWFEECCRRTVNGSTRAARHAGSSDPPELSLVEFCQLVDFLLDIVSLPTRSMRVICQETYIEIQTEHLPQLLLRMVAALTCHLQALGLGELTHCLRLCSKILSKVQPPLVSPLALPPGPQAQGLSNSTGNSSKSAKDKSRDTEDKRTPEVPGNGEVFEEGENPPSGRSSESGFTDFVQYQEDGPEETERVPHPHHALKTGRRSSGPGQTKPLDKPVMQCCLEHFQQFLSRLITLYIVPGNLDKAQGQRGEVVHAGLLVSEGPQHSDHAESCTESGIVQRECVAAFTAACQLFLECSSFPVYIAEGNLKSSPAQEEQSGSELVRLPVWLQTLMDACCLACDFSLQGVAISLVMDLVGLAQSVAMVTAESVASGGGSESAQPMSPSQGRVAVVIRPPLTQGILKYIADKTDFFKSVALILWDQLSERTPQHHQRSVELFYQLHNLVPSSSICEDVISQQLMHRDKRIHLEAHVKFSVLWHLTRDLNITKSSPFTRTFDRSLFIMLDSLSYWDPCTSAVGRAWLNQVLQRHDIARVLEPLLLLLLHPKTHRVSIQRVQAQRHWAQAFPDPSEQEPSEPMYTRDSGFSDNYSLIQGERVGQGELRGLAVGEMEPFCLTVNPLSDSLSILSLSSENLQLAGEYQPADDQQVEPQSSESSGSHSSTVENGSFEETEGVNSTVNSSDRPPGYSDDTSEDSVEEVVSCVMKELVDRVLTLVDEASLEVSSPPENWADTDSTSSDTSTGPRLDPDPPPSSNHQTLPEMLAGGTLEFFSVTPADMSADEQHKDGITRHSSSPSIVTLPDSSDPATPDHNLQVDDSQARKRSHSSTQLSLKGKIMERLADKSPGAKPKTKKAKRKQEERQRKAAIQADKLRPPSIFFGDSLDLENWYSCGEGEVSEIESDVGSPVGGSGGAVGGVGVTGRRLSSAPPRFNIHPLYQHVLLYLQLYDSSRALHALSAIAAMLRATPSGFVSAISTTSINNTYTPQLSLLQNLLARHRVSVMGKDFYCPIPQDSHSHSFRSAMYLEIIISLCLYFLRSYYSSHVSAGSQDLAGNRAMQLTSVEVLTLLFTELAKVTGGSAKGFASFISDVLSKCKVQKVVLHCLLSSIFSAQKWHEQRVAGVNVAAVEEGLSEDSVIDLSEDQIDSCSAVQSQLLRLLQSLVVLEHRVLVPAEEGVEGGPVGGAAGGGGTGGGTGAGFEILGAEVEHVNPQQPMTSLQYLHGQPITAQGMFLCAVIRALHQHHACKMHPQWIGLITSTLPYMGRVLRRVVASVTLQLCRNLDNLLQQYRYEIGMTDTRPQWMALCIPPDLILTVLEGVTAIIHYCLLDPTSQYHQLQVSVDQKHLAEARSGILSILHTIMSSVTLLWSVLHQADNSDRPAAASAASTSNINLGSTKNLRQQILELLGPISMNHGAHFMAAIAYVWNERKQVKTPVRNKVIPVASEEQLLLVELVRSVSAMRTETVIQTVKEVLKQPPAIAKDKKHLSLEVCMLQFFYAYVQRIPVSSLVDSWPSLLALLKDSVPLGLPAPGQFLILGVLNEFILKNPNLESKKDQRELQDVTHKVVEAIGTIAGSSLEQTTWLRRNLEVKPSPQIVVDGTNLETDVEDLMLTVMEASSFTPSVYSVHALTLLAEVLAHLLDMVFYSDEKEKVIPLLVNIMHYVVPYLRNHSAHNAPSYRACIQLLSSLSGYQYTRRAWKKEAFDLFMDHTFFQMDSSCVSHWRAIIDHLMTHDKTTFRDLMTRVAVAQSSSLSLFTNRDAELEQRAMLLKRLAFTIYSSEVDQYQKYLPDIQERLVESLRLPQVPILHAQVFLFFRVLLLRMSPQHLTSLWPTMITELVQVFLLMEQELTADEDISRTSGPSVAGLETTYSGGNGFSTSYNSQRWLNLYLSACKLLDLALALPPESLPQFQMYRWAFIPEASDDSGMEVRRQGTHQREFKPYVVRLVKLLRKRAKKNPEEDCSTRTLSWEPGHLMLTLYVIRSMEQLLPFFNLLSQVFNSKASSRSGPAFSHNPADGSFPSHKEGHKLESQKVFWSRARQNIEEMVEKDFLEGLIKT, encoded by the exons AACCAACACCTTATTGGAGAAGGTAGCAGCAGCCGTGGAGCAGTCGGCCTTCTACAGTGCCTTGTGGGGCAGCATCTTGACCAGCCCCGCTGTGCGTCTCCCCGGGGTTTCCTTCGTACTGCTGCACCTCAACCGCAAGCTGTCCATGGAGGACCAGCTCTATATCATAGGCAGTGACATTGAACTCATG GTGGAGGCAGTAAGTACCTCAGTCCAGGACTCCAGTGTCTTGGTGCAGCGGAGCACCCTGGACCTGATCCTTTTCTGCTTCCCCTTCCACATGAGCCAG gcaACCCGCCCTGACATGATCCGGATCCTGTCAGCAGCTTTGCATGTGGTGTTGAGGAGAGACATGTCCCTGAACCGCAGACTCTACGCCTGGCTGCTGG GCTTTGACAACAATGGGGTGATGACAGGCCCCCGCAGCACTCGACAGAGCAACCCGGAGGAGCACGCCAGCCACTACTTCAACACCTTCTCCAAGGACATGCTGGTCCAG GCTATGGTGGGGATCTTGCAGGGCAAAGCCCGAGGCGGAGAAGAGGAGAGCATTCTCATGCATGACCTTAAGCCATTCCGCATCCTGATCAGCCTGCTGGACAAACCAGAGCTAG GGCCAGCCATCCTAGAGGATGTTCTGATCGAGGTGTTTCGGACTCTTCACACACAGTGCAGAACAGAGTTGGACCTCCAAAACCAGAGTCCATTCAGTAAAGATCATACACAACTCAGCAG TAAACTACGAGAGAACAAGAAGACAGCCGAGCTGATTAAAACGGCCAATCTGCTCTTCAACTCGTTTGAGCCATACTACATGTGGGACTACATCGCTCGCTGGTTTGAGGAGTGCTGCAG GAGGACGGTGAACGGCAGCACACGTGCAGCACGGCATGCTGGGAGCTCAGATCCCCCTGAGCTCTCTTTGGTGGAGTTCTGTCAGCTGGTTGATTTTCTGCTGGATATTGTTTCCTTG CCTACTAGAAGCATGAGGGTAATCTGCCAG GAGACGTACATAGAAATCCAGACAGAGCACCTCCCTCAGCTGCTGTTGCGGATGGTTGCGGCCCTGACCTGTCACCTGCAAGCGCTGGGCCTCGGGGAGCTCACCCACTGCCTTCGCCTGTGCTCCAAGATCCTCAGCAAAGTGCAGCCTCCTCTCGTGTCGCCCCTGGCCCTGCCCCCGGGCCCCCAGGCTCAGGGCCTCTCCAACTCCACCGGAAACTCCTCAAAGTCGGCCAAGGACAAAAGCAGAGACACGGAGGACAAACGG ACTCCTGAAGTACCTGGGAATGGGGAAGTATTCGAAGAAGGGGAAAATCCTCCCAGCGGCCGTTCTTCTGAAAGTGGCTTCACAGACTTCGTCCAGTACCAGGAAGACGGCCCCGAGGAGACGGAGCGAGTCCCTCACCCCCACCACGCGCTCAAAACAGGCCGTCGCTCGTCGGGCCCTGGCCAGACCAAGCCTTTGGACAAACCGGTCATGCAGTGCTGCCTGGAGCACTTCCAGCAGTTTCTGTCTCGCCTCATCACCTTGTACATTGTCCCGGGGAATTTAGACAAGGCTCAGGGTCAAAGAGGGGAGGTCGTGCACGCGGGGTTGCTCGTTTCCGAAGGTCCCCAGCACAGTGATCATGCGGAGTCGTGCACAGAATCTGGAATAGTCCAGAGAGAGTGTGTTGCCGCTTTCACTGCGGCCTGCCAGCTCTTCCTGGAATGCTCCAGTTTCCCCGTCTACATCGCGGAGGGCAACCTCAAGTCCTCACCCGCACAGGAAGAGCAGTCTG GCAGCGAGCTGGTCCGGCTGCCAGTGTGGCTGCAGACACTGATGGACGCCTGTTGCCTGGCCTGCGACTTCAGCCTCCAGGGCGTGGCCATCTCCCTGGTCATGGACCTCGTGGGACTCGCCCAGtccgttgccatggtgacggCCGAGAGCGTGGCCTCCGGCGGCGGCTCTGAGTCCGCCCAGCCCATGAGCCCCAGCCAGGGTCGAGTGGCTGTAGTCATCAGGCCACCACTTACTCAGGGAATCCTAAAATACATTGCTGACAAGACAGACTTCTTCAAG AGCGTGGCTTTGATTTTGTGGGACCAGCTGAGTGAAAGAacacctcagcaccatcagcgCAGCGTGGAGCTCTTCTACCAGCTCCACAACCTGGTTCCTTCCTCCAGCATCTGTGAGGATGTCATCAGCCAGCAACTCATGCACAGGGACAAG agAATTCATCTGGAGGCCCATGTAAAGTTCTCTGTGCTGTGGCATTTAACACGTGATCTGAACATCACCAAGTCTTCTCCTTTCACTCGCACATTTGATCG ATCTCTTTTCATCATGCTGGACAGCCTCAGTTATTGGGACCCGTGTACCAGCGCAGTCGGTCGGGCTTGGCTGAATCAGGTCCTCCAAAGACATGACATCGCGCGTGTCCTcgagcctctcctcctccttctgcttcacCCCAAGACCCACCGAGTATCTATTCAGAGGGTACAAGCGCAGCGCCACTGGGCCCAGGCCTTTCCTGACCCGTCTGAGCAGGAGCCATCAGAACCCATGTACACCAGAGACTCCGGCTTCTCAGACA aCTACAGTCTGATCCAAGGTGAAAGGGTTGGACAAGGGGAGCTCCGAGGCCTAGCAGTGGGCGAAATGGAGCCGTTCTGTCTGACTGTCAACCCCTTGAGTGACAGCCTGTCTATTCTGAGCCTGAGCAGCGAGAACTTGCAGCTGGCCGGCGAATATCAGCCTGCTGACGACCAACAGGTTGAGCCCCAGAGCTCAGAGTCCAGTGGTTCCCATTCATCTACAGTGGAAAACGGCAGCTTTGAGGAAACCGAGGGTGTCAACAGCACTGTGAACAGCTCAGACAGACCGCCTGGCTACTCAGACGACACATCTGAGGACTCTGTGGAGGAAGTCGTGTCCTGTGTTATGAAAGAGCTCGTAGACAGAGTTCTGACTTTAGTCGATGAGGCGTCACTTGAAGTCTCATCTCCACCTGAAAATTGGGCGGACACCGACAGCACTTCCTCAGACACGTCCACCGGCCCTCGTCTGGACCCTGACCCTCCTCCCAGCTCTAACCACCAGACCCTGCCAGAGATGTTAGCCGGAGGCACACTGGAGTTCTTCTCTGTCACCCCGGCTGACATGTCGGCCGACGAGCAGCACAAAGACGGCATCACTCGGCACAGTTCGTCGCCTTCCATCGTCACTTTGCCGGACAGCTCCGATCCAGCCACCCCGGACCACAACCTGCAAGTGGACGACTCTCAGGCCCGCAAACGTAGCCATAGCAGCACCCAGCTCAGCCTTAAAGGGAAGATCATGGAGAGGCTGGCGGACAAATCTCCGGGGGCAAAGCCCAAGACCAAGAAGGCGaaaaggaaacaggaggagaggcagagaaaggctGCAATTCAAGCCGACAAACTGCGTCCACCCAGTATTTTCTTTGGGGACAGTCTGGATCTGGAGAACTGGTACAGCTGTGGAGAAGGTGAGGTGTCGGAGATTGAGAGTGACGTTGGCTCGCCCGTCGGGGGCTCCGGCGGGGCCGTCGGGGGTGTCGGCGTTACAGGACGCAGGTTGTCGTCTGCCCCTCCCCGTTTCAACATCCATCCCCTCTACCAGCACGTCCTGCTCTACCTCCAACTGTATGACTCCTCCCGGGCCCTCCACGCCCTGTCAGCCATTGCAGCAATGCTAAGAGCCACTCCCTCAGGGTTTGTAAGTGCTATCTCCACCACCAGCATCAACAACACCTACACTCCACAGCTGTCTCTGCTCCAAAACCTCCTAGCCCGCCACAGGGTCTCCGTCATGGGCAAAGACTTTTACTGCCCGATTCCCCAGGACTCCCACTCGCATTCATTCCGCAGCGCCATGTACCTAGAGATCATCATCTCGCTCTGTCTCTACTTCCTCAGAAGTTATTACTCTTCACACGTGTCGGCGGGCTCTCAAGACTTGGCAGGGAACCGGGCCATGCAGCTCACCAGTGTCGAAGTCCTCACCCTCCTTTTCACTGAGCTGGCCAAAGTCACGGGGGGCTCAGCTAAGGGCTTTGCAAGCTTCATCAGCGACGTTCTGTCTAAGTGCAAAGTTCAGAAGGTGGTTCTCcactgtctcctctcctccatatTCAGCGCCCAGAAATGGCACGAGCAGCGGGTGGCGGGGGTCAACGTGGCCGCGGTGGAGGAAGGACTCTCAGAGGACAGCGTCATCGACCTGTCGGAGGACCAGATAGACAGCTGCAGCGCCGTTCAGTCTCAGCTGCTCAGGCTGCTGCAGAGTCTGGTTGTGCTCGAGCATAGAGTCCTGGTGCCAGCTGAGGAAGGAGTGGAAGGAGGACCCGTGGGAGGAGCGGCAGGGGGCGGAGGGACGGGAGGCGGCACCGGAGCCGGGTTTGAGATCCTGGGTGCAGAAGTGGAGCACGTCAACCCTCAGCAGCCAATGACGtcgctgcagtacctccacgggcAGCCCATCACAGCGCAGGGTATGTTCCTGTGTGCAGTGATCAGGGCCCTGCATCAGCACCACGCCTGTAAGATGCATCCCCAGTGGATAGGACTCATCACGAGCACCCTGCCTTACATGGGGAGAGTGCTGAGGAGGGTGGTGGCCTCCGTCACTCTGCAGTTGTGCAGGAACCTGGATAATCTTCTCCAGCAGTACCGCTATGAGATCGGGATGACTGACACCAG ACCCCAGTGGATGGCTCTCTGCATCCCTCCTGACCTGATTTTGACTGTGCTAGAGGGTGTGACAGCCATCATCCATTACTGCCTGCTGGATCCCACTTCCCAGTATCACCAG TTACAAGTCAGTGTTGACCAGAAGCACCTTGCTGAGGCTCGTTCAGGaatcctctccatcctccacacCATCATGTCTTCAGTCACCCTGCTGTGGAGCGTCCTCCACCAGGCTGACAACTCTGACCGgccagctgctgcctccgctGCCTCCACTTCCAACATCAACCTGGGCTCCACTAAG AACCTCCGTCAGCAGATCCTGGAGCTCCTGGGTCCCATCTCTATGAACCACGGTGCTCATTTTATGGCAGCAATAGCTTACGTTTGGAATGAAAGGAAACAGGTCAAGACTCCAGTCAGAAATAAG GTGATTCCCGTAGCCAGtgaggagcagctgctgctggttgaGCTGGTTCGCTCGGTGAGCGCCATGCGCACTGAGACTGTTATACAGACGGTGAAAGAGGTCCTGAAGCAGCCGCCAGCCATCGCGAAAGACAAG AAGCACCTTTCTTTGGAGGTCTGCATGCTCCAGTTCTTCTACGCCTACGTCCAGAG GATCCCTGTGTCCAGCTTAGTTGATAGCTGGCCTTCTCTGCTGGCTCTGCTGAAGGACTCTGTACCGTTAGGCCTCCCCGCCCCGGGACAGTTTCTCATACTGGG AGTTCTGAATGAGTTTATTCTGAAGAACCCGAACCTGGAGAGTAAGAAGGACCAGCGAGAGCTGCAG GATGTGACCCATAAAGTGGTGGAGGCCATCGGGACCATTGCAGGCTCATCATTGGAGCAAACCACATGGCTGAGGAGAAACCTCGAGGTGAAGCCTTCTCCTCAGATAGTGGTGGATGGTACCAACCTGGAAACTGATGTAGAAG atTTGATGCTCACAGTGATGGAAGCCTCCAGCTTCACTCCATCAGTGTACAGCGTTCACGCCCTCACCCTGCTGGCCGAG GTGCTGGCCCATCTCTTGGACATGGTGTTCTACAGTGATGAGAAGGAGAAGGTCATCCCACTGCTGGTTAATATCATGCACTATGTAGTGCCCTACCTCCGCAACCACAG TGCTCATAACGCCCCCAGCTACCGGGCTTGTATTCAACTATTAAGCAGTCTAAGTGGGTACCAGTACACCCGGCGCGCATGGAAGAAGGAGGCCTTTGACCTCTTCATGGACCACACCTTCTTCCAGATGGACTCCTCCTGCGTCAGCCA CTGGAGAGCGATCATTGACCACCTGATGACTCACGATAAGACCACATTCAGAGACCTCATGA CCCGGGTGGCCGTAGCCCAGAGCAGCTCTCTGAGTCTGTTCACCAACAGAGATGCTGAGCTGGAACAGAGAGCCATGCTGCTGAAACGCCTCGCCTTTACCATCTACAGCAGCGAAGTCGACCAGTACCAGAAATACCTGCCAGACATACAAG agcGTCTGGTGGAGAGCCTGCGTCTGCCTCAGGTGCCCATCCTTCATGCTCAGGTGTTCCTGTTCTtcagagtgctgctgctgcgcaTGTCACCTCAACACCTCACCTCACTGTGGCCCACCATGATCACTGAGTTG GTTCAAGTGTTTCTACTGATGGAGCAGGAGCTAACAGCAGATGAGGACATATCCAG GACGTCGGGGCCATCTGTGGCTGGGTTGGAGACAACCTACTCTGGAGGGAACGGTTTCTCCACCTCCTACAACAGCCAGCGCTGGCTCAACCTCTATCTATCCGCCTGCAAGCTCCTGGATCTGGCCTTGGCCCTGCCTCCTGAGAGTCTGCCTCAGTTCCAGAT GTACCGCTGGGCCTTCATCCCAGAGGCTTCAGATGATTCAGGGATGGAAGTGAGACGTCaggggactcatcagagagagTTTAAGCCCTACGTTGTTCGACTGGTCAAACTGCTGAGGAAACGAGCCAAG AAAAACCCAGAGGAGGACTGCTCCACCCGAACCCTGTCCTGGGAGCCAGGCCACCTCATGCTGACCCTCTACGTTATCCGCAGCATGGAGCAGCTGCTTCCCTTCTTCAACCTGCTCAGCCAGGTGTTCAACAGCAAGGCCAGCAGCCGCTCAGGTCCGGCCTTCAGCCACAACCCCGCCGACGGCTCGTTCCCCAGCCACAAGGAGGGCCACAAGCTGGAGAGCCAAAAGGTCTTTTGGAGTCGAGCACGACAGAACATCGAGGAGATGGTGGAAAAGGACTTTCTAGAGGGTCTTATCAAGACGTGA